AGAATATCTATGGCGTTGACTTTGAAGACCCGAAGGTAAGGGAAATGATTTTTGTGGTTGGATATTTAAATGAGAAGCCGGTGGGATGCGGGGGACTGCGGCCATTGGATGATTTGCAATTAATGACCCCGGCAATGGAACTGAAACGTTTCTATGTCGACCCCAACTCCCGCAAGATGGGAATAGCTACGAATATGCTTCTGTTCCTCGAAGAGAAGGCTGTGGTTTCAGGTTATAGGGAGATTAGACTGGAGACAGGGATCAAACAGCCGGAAGCCATTGCGCTTTATGTCAAGCACGGCTACCAGCCTATTGATCTGTACGGTCCTTATGTGGGAGATCCAGATAGTCTCTGTTACGGGAAAGTTCTGTAAGAAGGTTGGGCATCACAATTAAGCATGATATCTACCCACAGGCGCATTTAGCACCCATTCCAACATCATCAGCATGTCTTCGAGACGGGTGAGCTGGGCTTTAAGGTTATCCTGCTGCGGACTGTTTTCTTCTAATGGCGCCAGACGTGATTCCAGTGCTCTGCGCTGAAGTGTAAGTTCATTGATTTTAGATTGAATCTGGTTTTCGGTTCTCATCTGAAATCCTCCTATTCTTGGGTTTATTACAATTTCAATATAGATCATTATAACGGATAACATGGGGGTATTTAAATGAGTATCAATGTTAAGCAGCTGGCAGCAGAAAAAGCAGTAGAGTATGTGCAGGATGGAATGAAGGTGGGTCTGGGTACGGGGTCTACTGCTTACTGGGCCATCCGCAAACTCGGGGAACGTGTCAGTGAAGGGTTGAAAATTACCGCAGTCGCAACATCCCAAGCCTCTGAGGATCAAGCACGAGAGCTCGGAATCCCTCTAGTGGCCTTCGGAGATATTGACAGTCTGGATTTGACGATTGATGGAGCGGACGAGCTGGATAGTAAGCTGCAGTTAATCAAGGGCGGCGGCGGTGCGCTGCTTCGTGAGAAGATCGTAGCCAGTAATAGCACACGGATGATCGTTGTTGCTGATGAGAGCAAATCCGTAGCCACACTTGGGAAATTCCCGCTTCCCGTGGAGATTGTTCCTTTTGCCAGGGAATGGACCGTTGCAGAGCTTGCCACGCTGGGCTGTGAGCCTGTGCTTCGTAAGAACGGAGACGAGTTGTATAAGACGGATAACGGAAATTACATAGCAGACTGCCACTTTGTGGCTATCGACTCCGCCTCCGATCTAGCACTTAAACTACAGGGTATTCCTGGAGTTGTGGAGCACGGATTGTTTATTGGAATCGCAGATTTAGCTATCATTGGCAAGAACGATGGAAGTATTGAAATTATTGAAGGCGTACGGAGTATTTGATTTTTCGGGGAGAACGGGAAAAGTCAGTAGTGCCAGTTCAAAGGAGTAGCATAAAGTGGCTTCGAAGATTAATAGGACCAGCGTTTATCTTTTATAGTGCTGCAGTTATCTATTGGATGTTTATCGGTTTTGGGAGAGAGATTCATACTGGGGGTATCTTGAAGTATAATCTTGTGCCTTTGCGTACAGTGCTCCTCTTCCTTAATCTTGACAACGGAGTAGCTCTAACCGACCGGATTATAAACTTAATTGGGAATATAGTAGTGTTCATTCCTTTTGGATTTATGCTCCCGTTAATTCGGAATCGATTATACTCTTTGACAAGACTCACGCTGTATGCGATATTTATCATTCTCATATTGGAAATGATGCAAATGCTGCTTCATGTAGGCAGCTTTGATGTCGACGATCTGCTGTTGAATATGGTTGGCGTTTGGGCAGGGTATCGTATACTCCGGTTTTCCAAGATGAATTCAGAAGTGTAGGAGGATTTACATACATGTTAAGAGACATAAAGCACCTTATTGGCACCCCTGAGGTGAATGAGCTACTTAGTTATGCTGTGATTGATGAGCCTGATGCCCTTCAACATACCTCGTCCGAATATAGCGAACAAGCGGCGCTCCAATTATTCGGTTGGGAAGAGGAGCAATTATTGCTAGGCCTTGTAGGATTCGAAGAAACGGAGGATGGTTCACTAGAAGTGAAACATATGGCCGTCCTCCCGGAAAATAGAGGCAAGGGCTATGCACGTGGCATGATTTTGGAGCTGCTGACCTCACGCGAACCCCGTTATCTAATGGCAGAAACAGAGGACGAAGTGGCGGCTAACTTTTACCGCAGCTTAGGGTTTATGGTATATAGTCTGGGTGTCAATGGTGCGGGAATTGAAATGTTCCGCTGTGTGTATGAAACGGAAGAGGCCGAAGATATGGAATAATGTTTGATTTTTAGAATAGGGTTTCCTTACAGTGATTTTTTACTGCAGGGGAGCTCTTTTTTTATTTGACTTTTTTAGGCGGAGGCAATATAGTTTTACAATGAAACTATTTCATAGTTGAACTATTAGCGGAGGTCGAACCATTGAATAAAGAAGCTCAACATTGGATCAATCGCTACATGGATGCCTACCTCGTCGTGACAAGGCGGATTAATGCCCAGATCAGAGACAGCATTTCGGAAGAACTGACCAGCGACCAGTATCTCATTTTAAGGCTGATCCAAGGTCAGGAACTGTGTACCTCAACTCATTTAGCAGAAGCTTTTGCCGTGGGTAAAAGTTCGATCACAGCGATGACCAATCGGTTAGTGGAAGCAGGTATGATTGAACGCACCCGGGATGAGAATGACCGCCGCCAGGTATACCTGTCGATGACGGAGGATGGAAAAAGCATATTTGATGCTGCGGAGAAGCAGGTTCAAGAAATCGTTTCTCCGTACTTGTTCCATTTTGAGGAAAGTGATATTGAGATGTTCATAAAGATGTTTGAGAAGTTGGGAAGTCTAATGCAGGAATCAGGAGGGAAAAACAATTGAAGACCATTTTAAAAGCAAGATGGGCCGTTATTCTGATTTGGCTCGCAGCAGCAGTAGTTTTATTTATGACGGCCCCGGCGATATCGGATCTCGTTCGTGAGAAGGGACAAATCTCGGTTCCGGCCGGATACACCTCATCGAGGGCTGCTGAGATTATGAAGGAAGTATCAGAAGCCAAAGGCGGGGAAACGCTGCATCAGGTGGCGTTGGTATTCAATAATCCTAAGGGCATTGGTGCTGAAGAAACAGAGACCGTTAAGCAGGGTGTTGAGAAGCTGCTCGCGAACAAAGAAGCCCTGCAGCTTAATTCCATTGTTGACCCGTTCACGCAACCGGAGCTGAAAGAAACTTTAGTTGCCAAAGACGGCAAGACCCTTATGGTGGCGTTGTCCGTTATGGGTGGTGAGGAGGCAGTTAAAGAGCTTCCTGCTAAAGTAGATGCCTTACTGTCAGATGTTGATGCTGATCATTACCTGACCAGTGAAGGGCTAATTACCGAGGATACGATTGCCAGCTCGGAAGCGGGTTTGAAGAAATCCGAATACATTACAGTTGTATTTATTCTACTTATCCTGTTTGTAGTGTTCCGTTCGTTTGTGGCACCGTTTGTGCCGCTGCTGACCGTTGGGCTTAGCTACATTGTAGCTCAATCGATTGTGGCCTTTTTGGTTGATTTGTACTCTTTTCCTTTATCGACCTTTACGCAAATCTTTATGGTGGCAGTTATGTTTGGGATCGGGACCGATTATTGTATTCTCTTGATCAGCCGATTTAAAGAAGAGCTTGCCAGCTCTGAAGATACCAAGAGTGCCATTATCGCAACCTACCGTAAGGCAGGGGGAACGGTCTTTTATTCAGGGCTGGCCGTATTCGTCGGTTTCGTGGCCATTGGAATGTCTAAATTCGTTCTTTATCGTTCAGCGGTGGCAGTTGCAGTAGGGATAGCTGTGATGCTGTTGGCTTTAGTTACCGTTGTGCCTTTCTTCATGGCTGTATTGGGCAAAACAATGTTCTGGCCGTCACGCGGCAAGCTTGAGCATAGTGAGAGTCGGATATGGGGCACAGCAGGTTCTTTTTCCTTAAAAAGACCTTGGGCAGCCATGCTGATTGTTGCGGCGGTTGTTATTCCCTTTCTGGCTACGTATGACGGAAAGCTTTCCTTCAACAGCATGGATGAGATTGGTTCAGACTATGCTTCGGTTAAAGGCTTTAACATCATCTCCGAGAGCTTCGGACCGGGTGAATCCATGCCGGGCAAGATTGTAATCAAAAATGATGATCGAATGGATACCTCAGAATATATGGGCTTGGCTGAGAAAATCAGCCGTGAGCTGGAAAAGGTAGAGGGAGTTAAATCCGTACGTAGTATGTCACGCCCAGCTGGAGAGCAAATTAATGATTTTCTAATTCCGACGCAGGTGGGAACTCTATCGGATGGACTGGTTCAAACCAATGAGGGATTGACTCAGATTCAGACGGGCTTGTCATTGGCGAGCAAGCAGCTTAGTGATAATGCGCCGAAGCTTAATGAGGCGGTTGCCGGCAGCGCTAAGCTCACAAAAGGCACATCAGATCTCAAAGACGGCATAGTTGCTTTGGGTGATGGACTATCCCGTATTGAGAGCGGCATAAAGAGCGGCTCCACCGGGGCAGGAGAGATCAAAGCTGGACTGCAGCAGGCAGCAGCAAGTGCTCAGAAGTTAGCAGATGCCAATGAGGCACTTCTGGCAGGCTACACAAAAATTGGCGGTGGATTGACTGCATTAAATGGAGGGCTAGGTCAGCTTAAGGATCAGCTTCAAGGTGTAGCGACGGCGCTTACCGGATTAGGTACGTCCTTTACCGGACTGGAAACCAGCTATCCTGATCTTCTGCAGGATGTTAACTACCAGACGATAAAAGGGACTGTGACCGAGAGCGGTACAGGAGCCTCCAAGCTTGCGGCAGGCCTGGATCAAGTATCAGGTCAATTAAAAGGCGCAGCTTCAGGTTTGAATGAGGCTAATACAGGTTATGCGAAAGCTGCAGCTGGTCAAACCGCTCTGGCTCAAGGCTTGGAGAAGCTGGTTGCAGGAATAGGTCAGCTGCAATCAGGTCTTAATCAGGCAGCAGCCGGCCAAGGACAAATTGTTGATCAAATTCCTACCCTTTCTGGAGGGTTGGATCAACTTCAAGGTGGACAACAGCAGCTTGTAGACGGTTTTGGCCAACTGACAGGGCAAATCGGAGAGCTGACCGCAGGACTAAGCGACAGTGCAGATGGTTTGAAGCAAATTACAGGCGGTCTGGATTCCGCACAAGACTACCTAAGCCAGATTCAGGCTGCTAAGAATGATGAGTTGAGCGGATTCTTTGTACCTGCCGAGGCACTTAAGACGGGAGGGATTCAGACGGTTTTTGACAACTATTTGTCTGGTGACCGCAAGGTTATGACTATGGATGTAGTGTTCTCACAAAACCCATACAGTTCAGAAGCGATCGATAGCGTTGGAGATATTCAGGCAGCAGTGGACCGTGCGGTTATCGGGACCAAGCTGGAAAATGCTGAAACAGCCATTAGCGGGGTTACAAGTACTTACAGCGATCTTCAAAAAATATCCAATGAAGATTACACACGTACCGTTATATTGATGTTAGGCGGGATCTTTATTATCTTGGTTCTGCTACTCCGTTCCATAGTTATGCCTATTTACCTTATTGTTTCACTGGTGATCACCTATTTTACAGCTTTGGGAGTAACAGAGGCTATATTTGTTAATCTGCTGGGCTATTCAGGGATTACATGGACTACGCCATTCTTCAGTTTTGTAATGTTAGTAGCGCTTGGAGTAGACTACAGTATCTTCCTCATGGCACGCTTTAACGAGAACAAAACTTGGGATGTGCGCGAAGCTATACTTCATGCGATGCGGAATATGGGTACAGTGATACTGTCAGCTGTAGTTATTCTCGGTGGCACGTTCGCTTCCATGTATCCTTCAGGAGTATTGTCGATGATGCAGATTGCAACTGTGGTACTCGTAGGATTGGCCTTGTATGCTTTGATCTTCCTACCATTCTTTGTACCGGTTATGGTACGGATCTTTGGACGGGGGAATTGGTGGCCTTTCAGAGTTAAACCAACCGAGCCTTCTTCAAATGAATTGAATATGTAATAAAAGTGCATTAATAAAAAGCAGGCAGCCTCCTATAAACCGGAGGCTGCCTGCTTTTTTAACTTTTAATGTGTACAAGGTTTTCACTTAAGTATGTAGTGGCCAATTATCTCATTTTAGCGAAAAAGCTGCGAAGTGCCCAACGGCGTTCCTGCCGTTTCTTATATTTGGAGAGTGAGCGATAAATGCCTGTGGATTCTACGAAAGACCGTTTTGCATCAACTTCTCTGCCTAAAAATCAAAAAAATTAAATTATTATTGACACTTTGCCTAAATTTAAATATATTGATTCTAAGAATAAATGTTTCCCTTAGGAAACATTTATGTATGATTACATCATTGTTTCTTGGGGTAAACAAAAGGAGTCGATGAAAGTAAAGCTATATAAGAACTCATAGGAGATAAGGAGTTTTGTTATGATCGAGATTAAAGACTTAAATGTTGATTATTTCGGTAATTCTGCACTGGAAGATGTAAGTATAGAAATACCCTTTGGACATATCGTTGGTATTATTGGGCCGAACGGTGCTGGTAAATCTACTCTCATTAAGGCGTTGTTAGAAGTCATAAAAAAAAGAACCGGAACGATTATGGTCGAGGGAAGAAGTATTTCTGAGTTTAAACGGAAGATTGCATATGTACCTCAAAAAAATGATATTGACCTTTCTTTTCCAATAACAGTGAAAGATACAGTGCTGACTGGAACGTACCCAAACTTGAGACTTTTCCAGCGTCCCGGAAAAAAAGAGCGGGAAAGGGTCGAGCATTGTATGGCAATGGTGGATATAAGTGACCTTGCCAATAAACAAATCAGTAATTTATCCGGGGGACAGCTTCAAAGGGTCTTC
Above is a window of Paenibacillus wynnii DNA encoding:
- a CDS encoding metal ABC transporter ATP-binding protein; the protein is MIEIKDLNVDYFGNSALEDVSIEIPFGHIVGIIGPNGAGKSTLIKALLEVIKKRTGTIMVEGRSISEFKRKIAYVPQKNDIDLSFPITVKDTVLTGTYPNLRLFQRPGKKERERVEHCMAMVDISDLANKQISNLSGGQLQRVFIARALAQQAHVFFLDEPFVGIDLVSEKIIVDLLKQLREEGKTILVVHHDLHEVEEYFDKIIILNKKMIAFGDVKDTFTTENIRRAYGSSLGNVIIKGMGGGDND
- a CDS encoding MMPL family transporter encodes the protein MKTILKARWAVILIWLAAAVVLFMTAPAISDLVREKGQISVPAGYTSSRAAEIMKEVSEAKGGETLHQVALVFNNPKGIGAEETETVKQGVEKLLANKEALQLNSIVDPFTQPELKETLVAKDGKTLMVALSVMGGEEAVKELPAKVDALLSDVDADHYLTSEGLITEDTIASSEAGLKKSEYITVVFILLILFVVFRSFVAPFVPLLTVGLSYIVAQSIVAFLVDLYSFPLSTFTQIFMVAVMFGIGTDYCILLISRFKEELASSEDTKSAIIATYRKAGGTVFYSGLAVFVGFVAIGMSKFVLYRSAVAVAVGIAVMLLALVTVVPFFMAVLGKTMFWPSRGKLEHSESRIWGTAGSFSLKRPWAAMLIVAAVVIPFLATYDGKLSFNSMDEIGSDYASVKGFNIISESFGPGESMPGKIVIKNDDRMDTSEYMGLAEKISRELEKVEGVKSVRSMSRPAGEQINDFLIPTQVGTLSDGLVQTNEGLTQIQTGLSLASKQLSDNAPKLNEAVAGSAKLTKGTSDLKDGIVALGDGLSRIESGIKSGSTGAGEIKAGLQQAAASAQKLADANEALLAGYTKIGGGLTALNGGLGQLKDQLQGVATALTGLGTSFTGLETSYPDLLQDVNYQTIKGTVTESGTGASKLAAGLDQVSGQLKGAASGLNEANTGYAKAAAGQTALAQGLEKLVAGIGQLQSGLNQAAAGQGQIVDQIPTLSGGLDQLQGGQQQLVDGFGQLTGQIGELTAGLSDSADGLKQITGGLDSAQDYLSQIQAAKNDELSGFFVPAEALKTGGIQTVFDNYLSGDRKVMTMDVVFSQNPYSSEAIDSVGDIQAAVDRAVIGTKLENAETAISGVTSTYSDLQKISNEDYTRTVILMLGGIFIILVLLLRSIVMPIYLIVSLVITYFTALGVTEAIFVNLLGYSGITWTTPFFSFVMLVALGVDYSIFLMARFNENKTWDVREAILHAMRNMGTVILSAVVILGGTFASMYPSGVLSMMQIATVVLVGLALYALIFLPFFVPVMVRIFGRGNWWPFRVKPTEPSSNELNM
- the rpiA gene encoding ribose-5-phosphate isomerase RpiA, which translates into the protein MSINVKQLAAEKAVEYVQDGMKVGLGTGSTAYWAIRKLGERVSEGLKITAVATSQASEDQARELGIPLVAFGDIDSLDLTIDGADELDSKLQLIKGGGGALLREKIVASNSTRMIVVADESKSVATLGKFPLPVEIVPFAREWTVAELATLGCEPVLRKNGDELYKTDNGNYIADCHFVAIDSASDLALKLQGIPGVVEHGLFIGIADLAIIGKNDGSIEIIEGVRSI
- a CDS encoding VanZ family protein — its product is MPVQRSSIKWLRRLIGPAFIFYSAAVIYWMFIGFGREIHTGGILKYNLVPLRTVLLFLNLDNGVALTDRIINLIGNIVVFIPFGFMLPLIRNRLYSLTRLTLYAIFIILILEMMQMLLHVGSFDVDDLLLNMVGVWAGYRILRFSKMNSEV
- a CDS encoding GNAT family N-acetyltransferase; this translates as MIPVTDVNFIVVQSDHPDLRALIEHLDLDLKQRYPHENIYGVDFEDPKVREMIFVVGYLNEKPVGCGGLRPLDDLQLMTPAMELKRFYVDPNSRKMGIATNMLLFLEEKAVVSGYREIRLETGIKQPEAIALYVKHGYQPIDLYGPYVGDPDSLCYGKVL
- a CDS encoding MarR family winged helix-turn-helix transcriptional regulator — encoded protein: MNKEAQHWINRYMDAYLVVTRRINAQIRDSISEELTSDQYLILRLIQGQELCTSTHLAEAFAVGKSSITAMTNRLVEAGMIERTRDENDRRQVYLSMTEDGKSIFDAAEKQVQEIVSPYLFHFEESDIEMFIKMFEKLGSLMQESGGKNN
- a CDS encoding GNAT family N-acetyltransferase, producing the protein MLRDIKHLIGTPEVNELLSYAVIDEPDALQHTSSEYSEQAALQLFGWEEEQLLLGLVGFEETEDGSLEVKHMAVLPENRGKGYARGMILELLTSREPRYLMAETEDEVAANFYRSLGFMVYSLGVNGAGIEMFRCVYETEEAEDME